ATATTGGAAGGAGATCTTCCAGACTCATTTAACCtttcagatgactgcagccccagctgacgTCTTTACTATAATCTCATGAGAGACTCGGAGCAAGAATCATTCAGCTAAGCTGCTTCCGGGTTCCTGACCCCAGAAActatgtgagataataaatgcttattatttgAAGCTGCTAAGTTTTGGGTAATTTGTTATCCAGAAATAGATAATATACTAGGTCTTTATCAAAAGTGTTAAATTATATAGTCCCTGGAAGAGTGgccccctttatttatttatgctacCTGCCTAGCCTCTGTAGGCATTTGAGTTTATGACTACTACAAAGTCACTGTCACTTTCTCCAGttagaatatttatatatatataaaacagaggTCATTACATCCCTTTGTTTTGTGTCCCTGCTCCCAGGTTGACTAATTCAATAAGTCCTCCAATAACACCTCACTAGCTAccacaggggaggaaggggaacaaTGAGTAGCGATTTGTGGAATATCTGTTCTAATTTTCAAGCCCATGTATTAGGTTCATTGCTCAGAATATTTCCTTGGAACTAGGTTAGAAATTCCATAACTGCTGGCCAGGTATGATAAGAATAAGAATCTTAAGGGACTCAAATAGAAATCAACCATACATAGTAGGTCGAACCATAGGCAATTGCCAACATATAACTCCTAAAACAGCAGTATCATATGGCTCAACctattaatacatatattttttacatatccACTCCACTCCCAATTTATCCCTGCACTGCGCTAGGTGGCTGGCCTCATGACCCCATCTAGAGGGGAAGTACACAGCAAAGAGCAGTCGTCGGTGGTGTCCTGGAAGGCCAGCCTTTCTGTGCTAGACGTCCGGATCCCAGTAGTTATTGCCAGCACTGTCCAAGCTGGCTGCTGCCGTGTCTTTGTGAGACTGAGTTTATTTCCAAATGTGCAACTTGTCTTTTGACCTTAAGGCCCAACCCTAATGTTTCCTTTcttgtcttgttttatttctgctgTTACAGAGTGGAAAACGTGGGAGGCTTGGGTGGAGAGCGGTCGATGtagcaggcagggtggggggagtaaAGGGTGAAAGTAAAGTTAAagttggtggtgatggtggtgatggtggtgatggtggaggtgaaggtggaggtgatggaggtggtggtgatgggggtggaggaggtaaatgtggaggaggtggtggatgGAGAGCTGGAGTCAGTGCTGGTGGTATCCAGGCAGAGTGCTCTGTGAGTGCTGTCATCTGAGTAGGACCGAGGGTGGGACTGCTGCCCAGGGCACATGATAAAACCACACCCCCTATAGTGTTCTCATTGTTTAACCCGCCTCTTACCCAAGGGCTATTTTTCTCTTGAGTTCTTCACTGTGAATAATTATGTCAACAAATTCATAAGTGATATCTCCTGATCATTCCTCCCTACCTACTAACTAACAAATACTGAGATGGGGGAAACAAAGTTTGAAGAGGCTTAGTTCTTGAGAGGTATTCGCTTGTGTACAAGTGTACTGTAGGAGAAGCTGGGCAGGTTTGGGAACCAAAGGGTGCCAAAAGGCTCCTAGGTAGAAAGAACTCGAAAACAAAtttgttctttctccctccctctccgtcTTCAAGTGGTCTTGTGTCAACAACTGCCAGACATGATAGATAGGAGACAATTTATTCCACATTACCCAAACTGTAGGCAAAGTACAGACAAGGAAGAGGAGTGCAAAATAGGCCTAAAATCCTCCCTTTCTAATTATTTGCTGTGAGGAGGGCCAAATAACTTAAGGGTTGTGGGGAAGAATGAGGAGGGTGATTCAGATGAATGGACAGAACTTGGTGCCAGGAGTTCAGAAAAGGTTACAGAGATCCCTTCTCTTGCTCAGGACCCAGGTCTTCTTCCTGGGTGACAGAGATGCTTGAGACCATTCATTCAGAGAAACTGATCTGGTACTGCTGCTCTAGGATACGGTGCCAGAGGGATAGCTCAGAATCAGACTccagacatttttattgttgaagtaGCAGAGGACCGCTGGGAAAAGAtaaggggatgggggaggtgcAAGTCAGAGTGTGGAAAGAAAGTGGCAAGCAGGGTGAGGCCAAAAAGAAGTCCCTAAAAACCTCCCGCCCTCTCTCCACACTTTCTCTGCCCTGACCCACCCACGtcccctccttcccaggcccctccagACCACTTACCACAGGTGACATACAGGACAAACACCACCCAGCCAATGAAATAGCTCCACCCAATGGGGATTGACAAATTCCTCTTCAACTCGAAGATCCAGACATTAACAGGAAACAACATGAGGGTggagaaaatgaggacaactaggagacaggaagcagagaagTCATGCCCACCCAAGTATCCCATGGGGACTTTTCCTCTTCTGCTGAGCTCCAGCCACGAACCACAATTCCCACAGTGCACATGCAGTACACAGCCCCAGAGGTTCATGGGAATCaacccctcacctccacctctcCAGTGACCAGGAAATGATGGAAATCAGTTTTCAGTCAACAAATACCAGTTCTACCAGTTCTGTCTTGCCACCACCCACAAAACCCGTACCTCACTcccaaagaaaggaagagggagaagctCCTAGGAAGATGTGGGTTAGGAGAAACTAAGGACCTTTTCCAGAGTTAGGGGGCACCTTCACAGAAGCTCATGAAAATCCCAATCCAGCCAAAGTAGGGCACTCTCTGAAAACCAGGCATGTACAGCAGGTGCAACCAAATTGTGAAGATGAAGCCCAGCACCAGGGCCAGGCTGAAGGTTATCTTGGCCATCCCAAAGACTGGGTGATTAGTCCACAGCTTAAAACTAtctggggaaaaggagaaaacaggatAAACTAAGGACTGACAATAGACAAAATGAATCAAATGAGCAAGTATGAGAAAATGTTCAAGCTCATTAATAACCAAAGAAATGCACATTTGagataacaataaaatatcactttCACTTAGTAAACAGGCAGTGGTTTTTGATGGAGATTGTTTGATAATCCTAaccatataaaaacaaattactcgccctggctggtgtggctcagtggattgagcaccagcctgcgaaccaagggatctccagtttgattcctagtcagggcacatgcctgggttgtgggctgagtccccagtgggggacgtgcgagaggcaaccatacattgatgtttccctttctttctccttcccttcccctctctctaaaaataaataaaatctaaaaaaaaaaaacaaacccaaaacccaaaTTCCTCAATagaaaaaataggcagagaaGTTGAACTGCAATTCTCAAAAGAAGAAATCTGAATGTCCAATAAATACATGAAGCTCAACACAAAGAACTGCAAATTCAAAGtgtctttttaaatctattaaaTTAGCAAAGATCAAAACAAAAGTGATTATATCTAACATAGGGAAggatttaggaaaaaaagaggtGCTCTCACACACTGCTGCTAGTGGGCAGCATTTTCTGGTGAGTGATAtagcacaaaaacaaaaaacaaagtaaaacaaaaaaccctaaatgcTTCTTTTTGGAATTTACCTTAAGGAAGTAATCCAAGATCTGCACCAAAATGTATATAGATCTTCTCTGAAGAGGTATATATATGTCCAACAAgagatttgttaaataaattatagtgtaCCCATACATTGGATTATTATGTGTTAATCAAAAATGATGATGTGACAGAAGATTGTCTCCAAATAGTGTCTCTAGGAataaaggagaaactgaggaGGTAGCCTGAAAGCCAGAGGTTGGAGACTCACCTCACTACGTGgtctgtattttctgttttgaCTGTTTATATACTACCTAATCAAATAAACGTTAAACATAGGTGACATTGtagaataattatttaatgaCATGAGCAAATGCTCACAACTAAAAAGTGGAGTTTGCGACACATTCTACATAGGGCATGTAGAATGATtccgatttttaaaaatatatatttattaaaataaaaataaataataattgaatttacgcctgaaacctatataattttattaaccaatgccaccccataaattcaataaaaaagtaaaaaaataaaaattatgtatctattgtatttattttatgtgtgtgtatatatatatatgcatgaaaGACTGGAATTATATCCATTATAATGTCAATTGTGATTATATCTGTGTGGGGAaattttaggtgatttttattttttttcttaaactttctgCATTTCCCACAATAGCTgtgtaatgttttttatttattttatttttttaaaggtttcatttatttatttttagagagaggggaagggagggagaaagagggagaaaaacattgatgtgagaaagaaacgttgatagattgcctctcatatgcgcccgaccagggaccgggcctgcaacacAGGCTTGTCACCTGACAGAATATAACTGGTGACATTTAGCTTCACGGGACAATGCctaacagagccacactggtcagggctgtgtgattttttttaattaaaaaattatgtatttaatttaaatatatatttacagttaACAGTCATTGCTGGCAAAAGTGCAAGGAAACAAGCCTCTCATACATTATTAGTGGAAGTATAAATTGctataagactttttaaaaagtaacatgggAAATGTTATTAAGggtcttaaaatatttatactatttttacagtaggcagttagacagacaagAGCAGAGCAAGGATGATGGGCCAGgtcagaaggtcaccagggcagaaagccctgggtgcctagcaaaaggcaaaactgggaaaccgaggacctcacccccagggtaacctttcctcccctagcattcactggtcatgtggtttgGACCCGCCCctgacctctcctcccctggTATGTTGCTAGTTATGTGGGTTAGGCCCCCTTAGAGGGGG
This window of the Desmodus rotundus isolate HL8 chromosome 9, HLdesRot8A.1, whole genome shotgun sequence genome carries:
- the ODF4 gene encoding LOW QUALITY PROTEIN: outer dense fiber protein 4 (The sequence of the model RefSeq protein was modified relative to this genomic sequence to represent the inferred CDS: substituted 1 base at 1 genomic stop codon) codes for the protein MFKEKQDQSQSVSSSEREVEGLGEVVRRSVTPLQTCASVFLRTDFSLLLLHQNSQSPVMHNRDSPLAQHTSQWRGPKLASGLSLIAFILLLIMAFSTKWLYLSSSRFYQRWPTNVTRRIYTSAVIMSMGLLWICRSEKCPISENGKVVLIFSTLMLFPVNVWIFELKRNLSIPIGWSYFIGWVVFVLYVTCAVLCYFNNKNVWSLILSYPSGTVSXSSNDSTHRALCLDTTSTDSSSPSTTSSTFTSSTPITTTSITSTFTSTITTITTITTNFNFTFTLYSPHPACYIDRSPPKPPTFSTL